A genomic stretch from Acidobacteriota bacterium includes:
- the ccsA gene encoding cytochrome c biogenesis protein CcsA — protein sequence MKNTEKLLYLLAFIFMIINLYLIFLYAPPEKVMGDIQRIFYFHLSCAFIAFLSFLIVFISSILYLWKRNYLWDTLAYCSTEIGVIFTSLMLLTGSIWARPIWGAWWTWDPRLTTALVLWFLYMAYLLLRSQLKPGHDRARFCAVYGIIAFIDVPFVFMSIHWWRSIHPVIFKGVDAQIDPSMIKTLIFSLLTFLIFYWILLTLRFKIENLRNQIEILKQNTKIWRNTL from the coding sequence ATGAAAAACACTGAGAAACTTCTCTATTTACTCGCATTTATCTTTATGATTATTAATCTCTATTTAATATTCCTTTATGCCCCTCCTGAAAAAGTGATGGGAGATATACAGAGGATTTTCTATTTTCATCTTTCATGTGCCTTTATTGCTTTTCTATCCTTTTTGATAGTTTTTATCTCCAGTATTCTCTACCTCTGGAAAAGAAATTATCTCTGGGATACCTTAGCTTATTGTTCAACAGAAATTGGGGTTATTTTTACAAGTTTAATGCTTCTTACTGGTTCTATCTGGGCTCGACCAATCTGGGGTGCATGGTGGACGTGGGATCCCAGGCTTACCACAGCTCTCGTTCTCTGGTTTCTCTATATGGCCTATCTCCTTCTCCGTTCCCAGTTAAAACCAGGTCATGATAGAGCCAGATTTTGTGCTGTCTATGGAATTATAGCTTTTATCGATGTTCCTTTTGTTTTCATGTCGATTCACTGGTGGCGCTCTATTCACCCCGTGATATTCAAGGGTGTAGATGCCCAAATTGATCCATCAATGATCAAAACTCTTATTTTCTCTCTTTTGACTTTTTTAATTTTTTACTGGATCTTATTGACTCTCAGATTTAAGATAGAAAATCTAAGAAATCAGATAGAAATACTAAAACAAAACACTAAAATATGGAGGAATACTTTATGA
- a CDS encoding CcmD family protein, producing the protein MKYLIYLFAGYTIVWLVLFLYLIILNNKVGKLAEDINKIYKTFE; encoded by the coding sequence ATGAAATATTTGATTTATTTATTTGCAGGCTACACTATTGTCTGGCTTGTACTTTTTCTTTATCTTATCATTCTTAATAATAAAGTTGGTAAATTAGCAGAGGATATAAACAAGATTTATAAGACCTTCGAATAA
- a CDS encoding heavy metal translocating P-type ATPase, with product MPIDPICGMTVNEETELKTEREGRTYYFCSKFCLEKFLEEEQEKKVKIREKEKHKVEIEKGMELKYDKIEKTSISISGMHCASCAITIENSLKKVKGVLDARVNFASEKAFIEFNPETTELSQLENAIEITGYKVIKEEKKKEILNLKIIGMDNLHCLGTVKGVLDNLDGIISKELFINEKAKIIYDPNKISITKIKNAIKSAGYTPVEEETLSIDREKEIREKEITSLKIKFIVSLILSIPLAYFAMGPHIGLPIPSFVLKNIALIQFILTTPIFIAGYEFFTKGTMAVIKSKSATMDTLVALGVGAAYLYSLYVSILMGAGSKKYGMENLYYEIAGILITFILLGKWLESIAKGRNSEAIKKLMGLKPRTAVVVRNNEEIEVPVEEVKIGDVVIVKPGEKIPVDGEVIEGYSSVDESMITGESIPVEKSSGSKVIGGTINKTGSFKFKALKIGKDTVLSQIIKLVEEAQGSKAPIQRLADKISAYFVPAVVLIAVFSFFIWILVGKSFVFSLTIAIAVLIIACPCALGLATPTAVMVGTGIGAKNGILIKSAESLQKVYKITTIIFDKTGTLTKGKPELTDAIPVNGMDKKEILKLASIPEKKSEHPLAEAIVNEAKKEGIKIPEPSNFQAIPGMGVIAEYDNKKIVLGNRKLFDKFNIKIDFIEDSIRNLEHQGKTVMILGVDDKSVGLIGVADTLKNYSTETIKELKKKGKEVWMITGDNRRTGKAIGKKLGIELVLSEVLPQDKASEIKKLQAEGKKVAMVGDGINDAPALTQADLGIAIGSGTDIAIEAGDIVMIKDDLRDVLTAMDLSSYTMKKIKQNLFWAFFYNLLGIPIAAGILYPFFGILLNPIIAGAAMAFSSVFVVTNSLSMRRYEPKFSL from the coding sequence ATGCCAATTGACCCAATCTGTGGGATGACTGTTAACGAAGAAACTGAATTAAAGACTGAAAGAGAAGGGAGGACATATTATTTCTGCAGTAAATTTTGTTTAGAGAAATTTCTTGAAGAAGAACAGGAAAAAAAAGTTAAAATAAGAGAGAAAGAAAAACACAAGGTTGAAATTGAGAAAGGGATGGAATTAAAATACGATAAAATTGAAAAAACATCTATTTCTATAAGTGGGATGCATTGTGCTTCCTGTGCAATAACAATAGAAAATTCACTAAAAAAAGTAAAAGGTGTTCTGGATGCCAGGGTCAATTTTGCTTCTGAAAAAGCTTTTATTGAATTCAATCCAGAGACTACGGAATTATCCCAATTAGAAAATGCAATAGAAATTACAGGATATAAAGTAATAAAAGAAGAGAAAAAGAAAGAGATTCTGAATTTAAAAATCATAGGAATGGATAACCTCCATTGTTTAGGAACTGTTAAAGGTGTCTTAGATAATCTGGATGGAATCATATCGAAAGAGTTATTCATCAACGAGAAGGCAAAAATCATATACGACCCCAACAAAATAAGCATTACAAAAATAAAAAATGCCATAAAATCCGCAGGATATACTCCGGTTGAGGAAGAAACTTTAAGTATTGACAGAGAGAAGGAAATTCGAGAGAAGGAAATAACGAGTTTAAAAATTAAATTTATTGTATCTCTTATTTTATCAATCCCCTTAGCTTATTTTGCAATGGGACCTCACATAGGTCTTCCAATTCCTTCTTTTGTGCTAAAAAACATTGCCTTGATTCAATTTATTCTAACTACACCTATTTTTATAGCAGGTTATGAATTTTTTACAAAAGGAACGATGGCTGTTATCAAATCAAAATCAGCCACAATGGACACTCTTGTTGCCCTTGGGGTTGGAGCAGCTTACCTGTACAGTCTGTATGTTTCTATTTTGATGGGGGCAGGATCTAAAAAATATGGAATGGAAAATCTTTATTATGAAATAGCAGGAATTCTTATCACATTCATCTTACTGGGAAAATGGCTTGAATCGATTGCAAAAGGAAGAAATTCAGAAGCAATAAAAAAATTGATGGGATTAAAGCCCAGGACTGCTGTTGTTGTAAGAAATAACGAAGAAATAGAAGTTCCAGTGGAAGAGGTTAAAATCGGGGACGTTGTGATTGTAAAGCCTGGGGAAAAGATTCCTGTGGATGGGGAGGTAATTGAAGGTTACTCAAGCGTGGATGAATCGATGATAACAGGAGAAAGTATTCCAGTGGAGAAATCTTCAGGAAGTAAAGTTATCGGAGGAACAATAAATAAGACAGGTTCATTTAAATTTAAAGCATTGAAAATCGGGAAGGATACAGTTTTATCCCAGATAATAAAACTGGTTGAAGAGGCTCAGGGAAGCAAGGCTCCAATACAGAGACTCGCTGATAAAATTTCAGCTTATTTTGTTCCTGCAGTTGTTCTAATTGCTGTTTTTTCATTTTTCATATGGATTCTTGTTGGAAAAAGTTTTGTGTTCTCCCTTACGATTGCAATAGCGGTTTTGATAATTGCATGTCCATGTGCCCTTGGATTGGCAACTCCTACAGCGGTTATGGTTGGAACAGGTATTGGTGCAAAGAATGGAATTTTGATTAAAAGTGCTGAGAGCCTTCAGAAAGTTTACAAGATCACCACAATTATATTTGATAAAACTGGCACATTAACTAAAGGAAAACCAGAGCTCACAGATGCAATTCCGGTTAACGGTATGGATAAAAAAGAGATTTTGAAATTAGCCTCTATCCCAGAGAAAAAATCTGAGCATCCTCTTGCTGAGGCAATCGTGAATGAAGCCAAAAAGGAAGGAATAAAAATTCCAGAACCCTCAAATTTTCAAGCAATACCTGGGATGGGGGTAATAGCAGAATATGACAATAAAAAAATTGTCCTCGGAAACCGAAAATTATTCGACAAATTCAACATAAAAATTGATTTCATCGAAGATAGCATCCGCAATCTTGAACATCAGGGAAAAACTGTTATGATACTTGGAGTTGATGATAAGTCTGTAGGCTTGATAGGAGTAGCTGATACGTTAAAAAATTATTCTACAGAGACTATTAAAGAATTAAAGAAAAAAGGAAAAGAAGTTTGGATGATTACAGGGGATAACCGAAGAACAGGCAAAGCCATTGGGAAAAAATTGGGAATCGAACTTGTTCTCTCAGAGGTGCTTCCCCAGGATAAAGCCTCAGAGATAAAGAAGTTACAGGCAGAAGGGAAAAAAGTTGCAATGGTTGGGGATGGAATTAATGATGCACCAGCTTTAACTCAGGCTGATCTTGGTATTGCTATTGGCTCAGGGACTGACATTGCAATCGAAGCAGGAGATATTGTAATGATAAAGGATGATTTAAGAGATGTTTTAACAGCGATGGATTTGAGCTCTTACACGATGAAAAAAATCAAGCAAAATTTATTTTGGGCTTTCTTTTATAATCTTCTTGGAATTCCCATAGCTGCAGGAATTCTTTATCCATTTTTTGGAATTTTACTAAATCCTATAATAGCGGGAGCTGCAATGGCTTTTAGCTCTGTTTTTGTTGTTACAAATTCTCTTTCTATGAGAAGATATGAACCCAAATTTTCTTTGTAA
- a CDS encoding endonuclease domain-containing protein: MEICRKLRKDQTDAEKKLWAVLRNRQLDGVKFRRQFSIGKYILDFYSPEYKLGIEADGGQHYEDESRQQDELRTKELSKIGVQILRFSNEAILNNIEGVYEVIQKTIKKKSNLPPRLDPLPNRERMIIFDKDPEKYVERKARRNPVPSGAGQGEQY, encoded by the coding sequence ATTGAGATATGTAGAAAACTTCGGAAAGATCAGACAGATGCTGAAAAGAAACTTTGGGCAGTACTTCGAAATCGTCAATTAGACGGGGTGAAGTTCAGAAGACAATTTTCTATTGGCAAATATATATTAGATTTCTATTCTCCGGAATATAAGCTTGGTATTGAAGCTGATGGTGGGCAACATTATGAAGATGAGAGTAGACAACAAGATGAATTAAGAACAAAAGAATTATCCAAGATAGGAGTGCAAATATTAAGATTTAGTAATGAAGCTATATTGAATAATATTGAAGGGGTTTATGAAGTTATTCAAAAGACTATAAAAAAGAAAAGCAATCTTCCCCCTCGCCTCGATCCTCTCCCCAATAGGGAGAGGATGATAATATTTGATAAAGACCCGGAAAAATATGTTGAACGGAAGGCTCGCCGCAATCCCGTCCCTTCAGGGGCGGGTCAAGGCGAGCAATATTAA
- a CDS encoding YHS domain-containing protein, whose translation MKHLSKNFWLFFIAVFVALAIISMPVYLRAKEEVKDPVCGMKLAKEEAKFKSEYKGETYYFCSQDCKDKFDKNPEKYIKKEESKKGMECPGMKMMHMEKHEHEKKEGCCKEMMKDVKVETTNLPDGVQIKITSDNPEVVKKIQEMHKEGKGMGCPMMMKHEKGKEVKKEEHKH comes from the coding sequence ATGAAACATTTAAGTAAGAATTTCTGGTTATTCTTCATTGCAGTTTTTGTTGCACTGGCAATCATTTCAATGCCAGTTTATTTGAGGGCAAAAGAAGAGGTCAAAGATCCAGTATGTGGAATGAAGCTTGCAAAAGAAGAAGCAAAGTTCAAGTCAGAATATAAAGGTGAAACTTATTATTTCTGTTCCCAAGATTGCAAAGATAAGTTCGATAAAAATCCAGAGAAATATATTAAAAAAGAAGAATCCAAGAAAGGGATGGAATGCCCTGGGATGAAGATGATGCATATGGAAAAGCATGAACATGAAAAGAAAGAAGGATGCTGCAAAGAAATGATGAAAGATGTAAAGGTAGAAACCACAAATCTGCCAGATGGAGTGCAAATAAAAATCACATCTGACAATCCAGAGGTTGTGAAGAAAATTCAGGAGATGCATAAAGAGGGAAAAGGAATGGGATGCCCAATGATGATGAAGCATGAGAAAGGGAAGGAAGTAAAGAAAGAAGAGCACAAACACTAA
- a CDS encoding CusA/CzcA family heavy metal efflux RND transporter produces the protein MIEKIIEWSAKNRFFIFIGVVFAVFYSIWCIKSIPLDAIPDLSDTQVIVFSRWDRPPDIIEDQVTYPIVTSLLGAPKVIDIRAFSDYGFSYVYIIFEDGTDVYWARTRVLEYLSKVIPVLPPDVRVELGPDATGIGWVFQYALVDKSGKHSIEDLRAFQDWHLRYSLQSVRGVAEVASVGGFVRQYQVVVNPESLLSYNIPLHEVIMAIRKANNDIGARLIEISGTEYMVTGRGYVKSIKDLEETVLKNDANGVPVRIKSVANVVLGPDIRRGVAELDGKGEVVGGIVVMRYGENALDVIKRVKQKLKEIKLPEGVEVITTYDRSDLIQRSINTLKTKLFEEILVVCLVILTFLWHIRSALIPIVTLIFAALLSFIPMYYMKLTSNIMSLGGIAIAIGAMVDASIILVENAHKRLEHYDESSGISKFETLISAAKEVGRPIFFSLLVIAISFMPIFTLEAFEGRLFKPLAFTKNFAMAFAAIVAITVAPALMGLFIRGKIRSEEKHPVSKFLFRIYEPSINFILKRPLKIIILAILIVLTTIPVYFKLGSEFMPPLNEGSILYMPTTLPGISVTEATRLLQIQDKLLRSFPEVERVFGKAGRAVTSTDPAPFSMMETTVILKPQNEWRKKERWYSKIIPEFLQGPFRVFWPDRISWEELIYGEKGIDKALRLPGVVNAWTMPIKARIDMLTTGVRTPVGIKIYGDDLKKIEQIGIEIEKLVSGLEGTQSVISERTSGGYFVDFKLNREEIARYGLSIEDVEMVVMAAVGGENITQTIEGRERYPVNLRYPRELRDDIEKLRKIYVPTSSGAQVPITQLANIEVRLGPSMIRDENARLAGYVYIDMAGRDIGGYVNEVKQILRDNLKLPEGYTLVFSGQYEYMMRVKQRLMLVVPLTIFIIILLLYLNTGSFTKTFIVMLAVPFSLVGAVWLMYLLGYNISIGIWAGIIALLGVDAETGVIMLLYLDLSYNDMKKKGLMKTMENLKEAIVHGAVKRVRPKMMTAMALFMGLLPIMWSQTHETGADVMKRIAAPMVGGIFTSFVMELLVYPAIFLLWKWHSEVKHMEK, from the coding sequence ATGATAGAAAAAATTATTGAATGGTCAGCAAAAAATAGATTTTTCATATTCATTGGAGTTGTCTTTGCTGTATTTTATTCTATCTGGTGTATCAAAAGCATCCCTCTCGATGCTATTCCTGACCTTTCTGATACCCAGGTAATAGTCTTTTCAAGGTGGGACAGACCTCCTGATATAATTGAAGACCAGGTAACTTATCCAATAGTTACTTCCCTCCTCGGTGCACCAAAAGTAATAGATATCCGGGCATTTTCAGATTATGGTTTTTCTTATGTGTACATAATTTTTGAAGATGGAACAGATGTCTATTGGGCAAGAACGAGAGTTCTTGAATATTTAAGCAAAGTAATTCCAGTCCTTCCACCAGATGTCAGAGTTGAGTTAGGACCTGATGCCACTGGAATTGGATGGGTATTTCAGTATGCTCTTGTTGATAAATCAGGGAAACATTCTATCGAAGATTTAAGAGCCTTTCAGGACTGGCATCTTAGATATTCACTTCAATCTGTTAGGGGAGTTGCAGAAGTTGCATCCGTTGGAGGATTTGTAAGGCAGTATCAGGTTGTTGTTAACCCTGAATCTCTTTTATCTTACAACATTCCTCTTCATGAAGTTATCATGGCAATAAGAAAAGCGAACAATGACATTGGTGCAAGGTTGATTGAAATTTCTGGCACTGAATATATGGTTACAGGAAGGGGTTATGTAAAATCAATAAAAGATTTAGAAGAGACAGTTTTAAAGAATGATGCCAATGGAGTTCCTGTAAGAATAAAGAGTGTGGCAAATGTTGTTTTAGGGCCAGATATAAGAAGAGGTGTGGCTGAACTGGATGGCAAGGGAGAAGTTGTGGGTGGAATTGTTGTTATGAGGTATGGAGAAAATGCCCTGGATGTTATTAAAAGAGTTAAACAGAAATTGAAAGAAATTAAACTTCCAGAGGGTGTTGAGGTAATTACAACTTATGATAGGTCTGATTTGATTCAACGCTCTATTAACACTCTAAAAACAAAACTTTTTGAGGAAATTTTAGTTGTATGTTTAGTAATACTTACTTTTCTCTGGCATATAAGGTCTGCATTAATTCCGATTGTTACTCTTATATTTGCAGCATTGCTTTCGTTTATTCCCATGTATTACATGAAACTTACGTCAAACATCATGTCTCTTGGAGGAATTGCAATTGCAATTGGAGCAATGGTCGATGCATCGATTATTCTTGTAGAGAATGCCCATAAAAGGCTTGAACATTATGATGAATCATCTGGAATCTCTAAGTTTGAAACATTAATATCTGCTGCAAAGGAAGTTGGAAGGCCAATATTCTTCAGTCTTCTTGTGATTGCAATTTCGTTTATGCCGATATTTACCCTCGAAGCCTTTGAAGGAAGGCTTTTTAAACCTCTTGCATTTACAAAAAATTTTGCAATGGCTTTTGCTGCTATTGTTGCTATAACAGTTGCTCCTGCGCTGATGGGCCTTTTTATAAGAGGAAAGATTCGCTCAGAAGAGAAGCACCCTGTTAGTAAATTTTTATTTAGAATTTATGAACCTTCAATTAATTTTATTTTAAAAAGACCACTCAAAATTATTATTCTTGCTATTTTGATTGTTTTAACCACAATCCCTGTATATTTTAAACTCGGTTCAGAATTTATGCCTCCTTTAAATGAAGGTTCAATTTTATACATGCCAACAACACTTCCGGGAATTTCTGTCACAGAAGCAACACGGCTTCTTCAAATTCAGGATAAACTGTTGAGGTCGTTTCCAGAGGTAGAAAGAGTTTTTGGAAAAGCAGGAAGGGCTGTAACTTCTACTGACCCTGCACCATTTTCAATGATGGAAACTACAGTAATTTTAAAACCCCAGAATGAATGGAGAAAAAAAGAAAGATGGTATTCAAAGATTATTCCTGAGTTTCTTCAAGGCCCATTCAGAGTATTCTGGCCAGACAGGATTTCATGGGAGGAATTGATATACGGAGAAAAGGGAATCGATAAAGCACTAAGATTGCCAGGAGTCGTTAACGCATGGACGATGCCGATTAAAGCAAGAATTGATATGCTGACAACAGGAGTGAGAACCCCAGTTGGAATAAAGATTTATGGCGATGACCTGAAAAAGATTGAACAGATTGGAATTGAAATTGAAAAGCTCGTTTCAGGACTGGAAGGAACACAGAGTGTGATTTCAGAAAGGACATCAGGTGGTTATTTTGTAGATTTCAAGTTGAACCGAGAAGAAATTGCAAGATATGGTTTATCGATTGAGGATGTGGAAATGGTAGTAATGGCTGCTGTAGGAGGAGAGAATATCACCCAGACAATCGAAGGGAGGGAGAGATACCCGGTTAATCTGAGATATCCGAGAGAGTTAAGGGACGACATAGAAAAATTGAGGAAAATATATGTTCCAACTTCTTCAGGAGCTCAGGTTCCTATTACCCAACTTGCAAACATAGAGGTCAGACTCGGACCGTCTATGATAAGGGATGAAAATGCAAGACTTGCAGGATATGTTTATATAGATATGGCAGGGAGGGATATTGGTGGTTATGTTAATGAGGTAAAGCAGATATTAAGGGATAATCTAAAATTACCAGAAGGATATACTCTTGTTTTTTCCGGCCAATATGAATACATGATGAGAGTAAAACAAAGGCTTATGTTAGTTGTGCCTTTAACCATTTTTATCATAATTTTGCTTCTTTATTTGAACACTGGTTCATTTACAAAAACCTTTATAGTTATGTTGGCAGTTCCTTTCTCTTTAGTTGGAGCAGTGTGGTTAATGTATTTACTCGGTTACAATATAAGCATTGGAATCTGGGCTGGGATAATTGCTCTTCTTGGAGTTGATGCGGAAACAGGAGTTATAATGCTTCTTTATCTTGACCTTTCTTATAATGATATGAAAAAGAAGGGTTTAATGAAGACGATGGAGAATTTAAAAGAAGCAATAGTTCATGGAGCTGTGAAAAGAGTAAGGCCAAAGATGATGACAGCTATGGCACTCTTTATGGGATTACTTCCCATTATGTGGTCTCAGACTCATGAAACAGGAGCTGATGTTATGAAAAGAATAGCTGCTCCAATGGTTGGTGGAATATTCACCTCATTTGTCATGGAATTATTAGTGTATCCTGCAATATTTTTACTATGGAAATGGCATTCAGAGGTAAAACATATGGAAAAATGA
- a CDS encoding efflux RND transporter periplasmic adaptor subunit, translating to MGKTYKIAKLSIIFSLLFLFIVFSTSCKKTEQTEKIKSKETSMEHAEHKHSGDKKQAEKKTLYHCPMHPNYISDKPGECPICGMTLVPIEEEEHEKMEMPEGTVRISPEKQQLIGVTFGKAEYRNLEKIIRTVARFTYDETKLTYINTKFPGWIEKLYVDYTGKLVKKGQPLFSIYSPELVSAQEEYLLALKAKGYFEGKVYNEVTSSTDTLLDSARRRLIYWDITEEQIKELEKSRRPLKTMEFYAPFTGFVVEKNILQGKYVMPGENLYRIADISNIWVLADIYEYELPFVSIGQNATVELPYFPGEQFIGKITYIYPYLETETRTVKVRIEFPNKDFKLKPDMYGNINLKLNLGEKLTIPESAVLDSGKRKLIFIDRGEGYFEPREVKLGSKIDDYYEVIEGVKEGEKVVTSANFLIDSESKLKSAIKKPHEH from the coding sequence ATGGGAAAAACGTATAAAATAGCGAAATTAAGCATAATCTTTTCTCTTCTGTTTTTGTTCATTGTATTTTCAACTTCCTGTAAAAAAACCGAACAGACTGAAAAAATTAAATCAAAAGAAACTTCTATGGAACATGCTGAGCATAAACATTCAGGAGATAAAAAACAGGCTGAAAAGAAAACCCTTTACCACTGTCCGATGCATCCCAACTACATATCTGATAAACCGGGCGAATGTCCTATCTGTGGGATGACTCTGGTTCCCATAGAGGAAGAAGAGCATGAGAAGATGGAGATGCCTGAAGGAACTGTAAGGATAAGTCCTGAAAAACAGCAATTGATAGGAGTTACATTTGGAAAAGCAGAATACAGAAATTTAGAAAAAATTATTAGAACAGTAGCAAGATTTACCTATGATGAGACAAAACTAACCTATATAAATACAAAATTTCCAGGATGGATAGAAAAATTATATGTGGACTATACAGGTAAGCTTGTTAAAAAAGGACAGCCCCTTTTTTCAATCTACAGCCCAGAACTTGTATCTGCCCAGGAAGAATATCTATTAGCCTTAAAGGCTAAAGGATATTTTGAGGGTAAGGTTTACAATGAAGTAACGAGCAGCACAGATACTCTCCTTGATTCAGCCAGAAGAAGGTTAATTTATTGGGATATAACTGAAGAGCAAATTAAAGAGCTTGAAAAATCCAGAAGACCTCTAAAAACCATGGAATTTTATGCTCCTTTCACTGGGTTTGTCGTAGAGAAAAATATTCTTCAGGGAAAATATGTAATGCCTGGAGAGAATTTATACAGGATCGCTGACATCTCGAACATCTGGGTTTTAGCAGATATCTATGAGTATGAGTTACCTTTTGTTTCAATAGGACAGAACGCAACAGTTGAGCTTCCTTATTTTCCTGGGGAGCAATTTATAGGAAAAATAACTTATATCTACCCGTACTTAGAAACCGAGACAAGAACTGTGAAGGTAAGAATTGAATTTCCAAACAAAGATTTTAAACTAAAGCCAGATATGTATGGAAATATTAATTTAAAGCTAAATTTAGGAGAAAAGCTTACAATCCCCGAGAGTGCAGTGCTCGATTCAGGAAAAAGAAAATTAATTTTTATCGACCGGGGAGAGGGATATTTTGAGCCAAGGGAAGTAAAATTAGGCTCGAAAATTGATGATTATTATGAAGTTATTGAAGGAGTTAAAGAGGGAGAAAAAGTTGTTACCTCAGCAAATTTCCTTATCGATTCTGAAAGCAAATTAAAATCAGCGATAAAAAAGCCCCATGAACATTGA
- a CDS encoding TolC family protein, giving the protein MKKILVLAFIITGILSINVYNQEKTLSLDELISLALERNPKIKSIKNLVEAKKFRVTPEKTLPDPVIGFNVKNIGIDRFSVGEEMMSGIGFSFFQIVPFPGKLQLKGEIATKRALQTEESLKAETLSLIKEIKELYSRLFYYNKAIEILTKKKEILEKGLKLAEVKYAVGKGIQSDVFKAQVEISKIEEMIIPIREMIRIVRANINSVLDFPPERPVGIPEEIQFYELKIELNKLYEEAMKKSPVLREAELIIDENFNEVELAKKEFYPNFMVQGGKDFKGPFKDMYEIMVGIEVPLYYKKKQANLLSESLSKLSSSKNSYTSMKNEIYFMLNDNFIMAKTSENLIELYKDRIIPQATLTLESSLANYQVDRVDFLTLLSDINNLFTYEMDYFKELSNLWISTAKIEELTSLEIIK; this is encoded by the coding sequence ATGAAAAAAATTTTAGTTTTAGCCTTTATAATTACAGGAATATTGTCCATTAATGTCTACAACCAGGAAAAAACCTTAAGTTTAGATGAATTAATTAGCTTGGCTCTTGAGAGAAACCCTAAGATTAAATCGATTAAAAATTTAGTGGAAGCGAAGAAATTTAGAGTAACTCCTGAAAAAACTCTTCCTGACCCTGTTATTGGTTTTAATGTAAAAAACATTGGCATTGATAGATTTTCAGTTGGAGAAGAGATGATGAGTGGAATTGGATTTTCATTTTTCCAGATAGTTCCATTTCCAGGAAAACTTCAATTGAAAGGCGAAATTGCAACAAAGAGAGCCCTTCAAACTGAAGAAAGTCTGAAAGCTGAAACACTTTCTCTTATTAAAGAAATAAAAGAATTATATTCAAGGCTATTTTACTACAATAAAGCTATTGAGATATTGACAAAGAAAAAAGAGATTTTAGAAAAAGGTCTTAAACTTGCAGAGGTAAAATATGCAGTGGGTAAAGGTATTCAGTCAGATGTATTCAAAGCTCAGGTTGAAATCTCTAAAATTGAAGAAATGATAATTCCAATAAGAGAAATGATTAGAATTGTTAGAGCAAATATCAATTCAGTTCTTGATTTCCCTCCCGAAAGACCTGTGGGTATACCTGAGGAAATTCAATTTTATGAGCTTAAAATTGAATTAAACAAGCTATATGAAGAAGCTATGAAAAAATCCCCTGTTTTAAGGGAAGCCGAGTTAATAATTGATGAAAATTTTAATGAGGTTGAGCTGGCAAAAAAAGAATTTTATCCAAATTTTATGGTACAGGGAGGCAAGGATTTTAAAGGGCCTTTTAAAGACATGTATGAAATAATGGTTGGAATAGAGGTTCCTCTTTATTATAAGAAAAAACAGGCAAACCTTTTAAGTGAATCTCTTTCAAAGCTCAGCAGTTCAAAAAATAGTTATACTTCCATGAAAAATGAAATATATTTTATGTTAAACGATAATTTTATCATGGCAAAAACATCTGAGAATTTGATTGAACTTTACAAGGATAGGATCATTCCTCAGGCTACTTTAACTCTTGAATCCTCCCTTGCCAATTATCAGGTAGATAGAGTTGATTTTTTAACCCTTCTTTCTGACATAAATAATTTATTTACATATGAAATGGATTATTTCAAGGAGTTAAGCAATCTATGGATTTCCACTGCAAAAATTGAAGAATTAACCTCATTAGAAATCATTAAATAA